In the Hyphomicrobiales bacterium genome, one interval contains:
- a CDS encoding Helicase ATP-binding domain-containing protein — protein sequence MTRTYGEAAFNPQARRWELTKVEPHVVGRLKRVFSRIDVARSDAFRFHDEPAQCSELVWFMMRYPMVMSQADRARLEKRDREFEALKDACEQILLPDWKPGPLTGLKEGVEIRRYQSKAMSLLGIKKGLLLGDDVGLGKTHPAMAFLATHPGALPAAVVVEPNLVRQWKRRIEETTHLRVHVVDSTKPYSLPTDCDVVIFRYSNILGWGPVAKEGVFKTVIYDEIQSLRRGRESSKGQACWEFSKKAEYRMGLSATPVFGYGIEIFNIISFLFPNDKPLGTREEFVREWCSGGDQKVRDPDALGAFLRENHLMLRRTKADEEVRAELAYALVGDRINRVPIEVPYDEGEEKRVEALARTLAIKTVSGSFMERGKAARDLDMLLRQSTGVAKAKGVADLVAMLLESGRERVVLAGWHRDVIDIWKRELARFKPVLYTGSEGAKQKNASEDAFVSGDSRVLIISLGSGAGLDSLQACCNTLVVGELPWSRAVTHQLEGRLDRDGQEAEIIDSFVTFCDSGSDPAIMELMGLKAAQAKGISDPYAEVEFVQQDEGRITAMAKAWLQRRGLEIPKPAGPEAGVEERELEVA from the coding sequence ATGACCCGGACCTACGGTGAGGCCGCCTTCAATCCCCAGGCTCGCCGCTGGGAGCTGACCAAGGTCGAGCCGCATGTCGTGGGCCGCCTCAAGCGCGTCTTCTCCCGCATCGATGTCGCACGATCGGACGCGTTCCGTTTCCACGACGAGCCGGCCCAGTGCAGCGAGCTGGTCTGGTTTATGATGCGCTATCCGATGGTGATGTCTCAGGCGGACCGGGCTCGCCTCGAAAAGCGGGATCGCGAATTCGAAGCACTCAAGGACGCCTGCGAACAGATCCTGCTCCCCGACTGGAAGCCAGGCCCGCTCACCGGTTTGAAGGAGGGCGTGGAGATCAGGCGCTACCAGAGCAAGGCGATGAGCCTGCTCGGGATCAAGAAGGGCCTCTTGCTCGGGGACGACGTCGGCCTCGGGAAAACCCACCCGGCGATGGCGTTCCTAGCCACGCACCCCGGCGCCCTGCCTGCGGCCGTTGTGGTCGAGCCCAATCTGGTGCGGCAATGGAAGCGGCGCATAGAGGAAACCACGCACCTGCGTGTCCACGTCGTAGACAGCACCAAGCCCTATTCGCTGCCGACCGACTGCGACGTCGTGATCTTCCGCTACAGCAACATCCTCGGATGGGGCCCTGTAGCGAAGGAGGGTGTGTTCAAGACCGTCATCTACGACGAGATCCAGTCGCTGCGTCGCGGGCGGGAGTCCAGCAAGGGGCAAGCCTGCTGGGAGTTCTCGAAGAAGGCCGAGTATCGGATGGGCCTCAGTGCCACGCCAGTGTTCGGCTACGGCATCGAGATCTTCAACATCATCAGCTTCCTCTTTCCCAACGACAAGCCGCTTGGGACGCGCGAAGAGTTCGTTCGCGAGTGGTGCAGCGGCGGCGATCAGAAGGTCCGCGATCCCGACGCGCTTGGAGCCTTCCTTCGCGAAAATCACCTCATGCTGCGCCGAACCAAGGCCGACGAGGAAGTTCGTGCTGAGCTGGCTTATGCGCTCGTGGGCGATCGCATCAACCGCGTTCCTATCGAGGTGCCGTACGACGAGGGCGAGGAGAAGCGCGTCGAGGCGCTTGCACGCACTCTCGCGATCAAGACGGTGTCGGGGTCCTTCATGGAGCGAGGGAAGGCCGCTCGCGATCTGGACATGCTGCTGAGGCAGTCCACAGGCGTTGCCAAGGCAAAGGGTGTCGCCGATCTCGTCGCGATGCTGCTCGAATCTGGCCGTGAGCGCGTCGTTCTCGCCGGATGGCACCGCGACGTCATCGATATCTGGAAGCGCGAACTCGCCCGTTTCAAGCCTGTTCTGTACACCGGCAGCGAGGGCGCCAAGCAGAAGAATGCGTCAGAAGATGCGTTCGTCAGCGGGGACTCCCGTGTGCTGATCATCTCGCTCGGGTCGGGCGCCGGCCTCGACTCGCTTCAAGCCTGCTGCAACACGCTCGTCGTCGGCGAGCTTCCGTGGAGCCGCGCGGTGACCCACCAGCTTGAGGGACGTCTGGACCGGGACGGTCAAGAGGCCGAAATCATCGACTCGTTCGTCACATTTTGCGACTCTGGCAGCGACCCGGCGATCATGGAGCTCATGGGGCTCAAGGCCGCGCAGGCCAAGGGTATCAGCGACCCTTACGCCGAGGTTGAATTCGTCCAGCAGGACGAGGGTCGCATCACCGCGATGGCGAAGGCGTGGCTACAGCGCCGCGGGCTTGAAATCCCGAAACCCGCCGGGCCCGAGGCTGGCGTCGAGGAGCGCGAGCTGGAGGTCGCGTAG
- a CDS encoding conserved hypothetical protein (Evidence 4 : Unknown function but conserved in other organisms) has product MSPEAIVAFFHARRFPLTDEKILQARIAECLVKEEIEHEREVRLAPGDIVDFMISGVAVEVKIKGAKRRIYDQCARYCQHDGIKALVLATAVPMGFPPEIHGKPCYVASLGRGWL; this is encoded by the coding sequence ATGTCCCCCGAAGCTATCGTCGCCTTCTTCCACGCACGGCGCTTTCCCCTGACGGATGAGAAAATCCTGCAGGCGCGTATCGCCGAGTGTCTGGTGAAGGAGGAGATCGAGCACGAGCGCGAAGTGCGCCTGGCGCCGGGCGACATCGTCGACTTCATGATCAGTGGCGTCGCCGTCGAGGTGAAGATCAAGGGGGCGAAGCGCCGGATCTACGATCAATGCGCGCGCTACTGTCAACATGACGGCATCAAGGCGCTCGTGCTGGCGACGGCCGTGCCGATGGGCTTTCCGCCCGAGATCCACGGCAAGCCCTGCTATGTCGCCTCGCTCGGGAGGGGTTGGCTATGA
- a CDS encoding conserved hypothetical protein (Evidence 4 : Unknown function but conserved in other organisms), whose amino-acid sequence MNSSGSTRGRSRAPMSHRRFSELIEEVSIQTESRLPFHLLGFDFEAVVVPPEGNGAMIPDDDETLISFQQAEDADEDDPFGNDLDEDETDLTLPVYLACDPVGGVQVVGLHRDGSITQSSSFDWRDYDGITKEMLAQLDLVSTDLH is encoded by the coding sequence ATGAACAGCAGCGGATCCACCAGAGGTCGCAGCAGAGCTCCGATGTCCCATCGCCGGTTCAGCGAGTTGATTGAGGAAGTCTCGATCCAGACGGAGTCGCGACTGCCCTTCCACCTGCTCGGCTTCGATTTTGAGGCGGTCGTGGTCCCCCCGGAGGGCAACGGCGCCATGATCCCGGACGACGACGAGACGCTCATCTCCTTCCAGCAAGCCGAGGACGCCGATGAGGACGATCCGTTTGGTAATGACCTGGATGAGGACGAGACCGATCTGACGCTTCCGGTCTATCTCGCCTGCGATCCGGTCGGCGGTGTGCAGGTTGTCGGCCTGCACCGGGACGGGTCGATCACCCAGTCGAGCAGCTTCGACTGGCGCGACTATGACGGCATCACGAAGGAGATGCTGGCCCAGCTGGACTTGGTCTCAACAGACCTCCACTAG
- a CDS encoding conserved hypothetical protein (Evidence 4 : Unknown function but conserved in other organisms) — MAAAAGAFEQADYRDLGIDTAYEPVAGSLRVSDDGDRIVVRYLAFDPWPPMHFFGPTSKRGHIADAADGLSVGLVRSQGRYAIAGPGEAADAWWRAPAGADADNLMDEARKALESHDAWLEGELCGIVTETFAGASGRLKTVDLAVEWPHVSLVIAEAMLQERDEMRPAPMMPGF, encoded by the coding sequence ATGGCTGCGGCCGCCGGCGCATTCGAGCAGGCAGATTACCGGGATCTCGGGATCGACACGGCTTACGAGCCCGTGGCGGGCAGCCTGCGCGTGAGCGACGACGGCGACCGGATCGTCGTGCGCTATCTCGCTTTTGATCCGTGGCCGCCGATGCATTTCTTCGGTCCGACGTCCAAGCGGGGGCATATCGCAGACGCTGCCGATGGGCTTTCCGTTGGGCTGGTGAGGTCGCAGGGGCGCTATGCGATTGCTGGCCCTGGCGAGGCCGCTGACGCCTGGTGGCGTGCGCCGGCGGGCGCTGATGCCGACAATCTGATGGATGAGGCCAGGAAAGCGCTGGAGAGCCACGACGCATGGCTGGAGGGGGAGCTGTGCGGGATCGTCACCGAAACCTTCGCAGGGGCCTCCGGGCGGCTGAAGACGGTCGATCTCGCTGTGGAGTGGCCGCATGTCTCGTTGGTGATCGCCGAAGCGATGCTGCAGGAGCGGGACGAGATGCGGCCCGCTCCGATGATGCCAGGCTTCTAG
- a CDS encoding conserved hypothetical protein (Evidence 4 : Unknown function but conserved in other organisms), protein MPLFLIRERHIPGPMTVAAADQVIEVEVEATDVLAAATLVMFREPGPLAAGLVHRQHRDPYTGIAIEPDRARYGDFAEIHAGKPETLPMAHFGKARLGPDVVAGETLRLHNLIARHENGDVSLALQNVLGSMLDFARANNVNLQHVLDAISCDYETITGRAPPALGDLGFDRELLAPTEASTRAGAAAVAIHTQFADIVDEDDPEIGLFHLAFTLIEEAHRRNLDFPAIAEQMLVDRAAAPAPRI, encoded by the coding sequence ATGCCCCTTTTTCTGATCCGTGAGCGCCATATCCCTGGCCCGATGACGGTGGCCGCTGCAGACCAAGTCATCGAGGTCGAAGTCGAGGCGACGGATGTCCTCGCCGCGGCGACGTTGGTGATGTTTCGCGAACCCGGGCCACTCGCCGCGGGCCTTGTCCACCGCCAACACCGAGATCCTTACACCGGCATCGCGATCGAGCCCGATCGCGCTCGCTACGGCGACTTCGCCGAGATCCACGCCGGCAAGCCGGAGACGTTGCCGATGGCGCATTTCGGCAAGGCGCGCCTTGGCCCGGATGTGGTCGCTGGTGAGACCCTGCGTCTGCACAACCTCATTGCTCGACATGAGAACGGCGACGTTTCGCTCGCGCTTCAAAACGTCCTGGGCTCGATGCTCGACTTCGCTCGCGCTAACAACGTGAACCTGCAGCACGTCCTGGATGCGATCTCATGCGACTACGAGACCATCACCGGCCGGGCCCCGCCGGCGTTAGGGGATCTCGGCTTCGACCGCGAGCTGCTTGCGCCCACTGAAGCCAGCACGCGAGCCGGGGCCGCTGCTGTCGCGATCCACACCCAGTTCGCCGACATCGTCGACGAGGATGACCCCGAGATCGGCCTCTTCCACCTGGCTTTCACGCTGATCGAGGAAGCGCACCGCCGGAATCTCGATTTCCCCGCGATCGCCGAGCAGATGCTGGTCGACCGCGCAGCTGCCCCTGCTCCTCGCATTTGA
- a CDS encoding conserved membrane hypothetical protein (Evidence 4 : Unknown function but conserved in other organisms) encodes MANSMLGYLDAWLVNRADQAIAVVQERAGVSLPTVQIGFVLLSTATYWIFMIYIAVHLSDVLPRWAAIASASLMIGLATLVTAFSFARRIRVQMRDAQGEWTDAKHQLYLKAAVHFRVNRFRARIWGLVLTALISLGAFAGLGGGIFAWFCAAAVIEEFSLCAFPRQPKKDEAASPELATGRA; translated from the coding sequence ATGGCTAACTCGATGCTCGGTTACCTGGACGCTTGGCTCGTGAACCGGGCTGATCAAGCCATCGCGGTGGTTCAGGAGCGCGCGGGTGTGTCCCTGCCGACGGTGCAGATCGGATTCGTTCTGCTGAGCACGGCGACCTACTGGATTTTCATGATCTACATCGCTGTTCATCTCAGCGATGTATTGCCGCGCTGGGCTGCGATCGCATCGGCCTCGCTGATGATCGGCCTTGCGACCCTTGTGACCGCGTTCTCCTTCGCCAGGCGTATTCGCGTGCAGATGCGGGATGCCCAAGGCGAATGGACGGACGCCAAGCACCAACTTTACCTCAAGGCGGCGGTTCATTTCCGCGTCAATCGCTTTCGAGCGCGAATTTGGGGTCTTGTCCTGACAGCCTTGATTTCGCTCGGAGCTTTCGCCGGCCTCGGTGGCGGGATCTTCGCTTGGTTCTGCGCCGCAGCCGTTATCGAGGAGTTCTCGCTCTGCGCTTTCCCGCGCCAGCCCAAGAAGGATGAGGCCGCCTCCCCCGAACTCGCTACGGGCCGCGCCTGA
- a CDS encoding conserved membrane hypothetical protein (Evidence 4 : Unknown function but conserved in other organisms) produces the protein MRNISFKSADTFLIYEADAFVGDLQTKHGISLPTVLLIGLTSLIALFLLFATVAWVLLGLTVWNIVPLAFGVFITVLGWKKLACRYLADIRGEWTEAKTRKYAGIAVYNRENQAFLRVVALCLTPPSMVSWLLLGGEYSLMVPIMLSLLANMYFACAFPRTPTKRTEHQLSPSPAAG, from the coding sequence ATGAGAAACATTTCCTTCAAGTCCGCCGACACCTTCCTCATCTACGAGGCGGATGCCTTTGTTGGCGACCTCCAGACCAAGCACGGCATCAGCTTGCCGACGGTGCTTCTCATCGGCCTGACCTCGCTGATCGCCTTGTTTCTCCTGTTTGCGACCGTCGCTTGGGTTTTGCTCGGTCTGACGGTCTGGAACATCGTGCCGCTTGCATTCGGGGTCTTCATCACCGTGCTCGGCTGGAAGAAGCTGGCGTGCCGTTATCTCGCCGACATTCGCGGCGAATGGACGGAGGCGAAAACCCGAAAGTACGCGGGGATCGCTGTCTACAATCGTGAAAACCAGGCATTTCTCCGCGTGGTAGCCCTCTGTTTGACGCCGCCCTCGATGGTGTCCTGGCTGCTGCTCGGAGGGGAATACTCGCTCATGGTCCCGATCATGCTCAGCCTCCTGGCAAACATGTATTTCGCCTGCGCCTTTCCGCGGACGCCGACCAAGCGGACGGAGCATCAGCTTTCGCCCTCGCCGGCCGCCGGCTGA
- a CDS encoding conserved membrane hypothetical protein (Evidence 4 : Unknown function but conserved in other organisms) — translation MTAITDIQPAEDKRVRRMKRTDLMWILCFFVPVLALVVYGFWYVWGEYGLLPWNYSVYYEALPAKRVVEMMAAPYESLDKEFIGRLMGSTVWAIAIPALSLLAVMALWAWESRYGKPLRDHLMLLILMVGVLSSIPMFHTQMAVSEEQATMKAIRVTSDQIRDALKAAGIDASGVAHPLLATSRP, via the coding sequence ATGACAGCGATCACCGACATCCAGCCCGCGGAAGACAAGCGGGTCCGCCGCATGAAACGCACCGACCTGATGTGGATCCTCTGTTTCTTCGTCCCGGTTCTGGCCCTCGTGGTCTATGGGTTCTGGTACGTCTGGGGCGAGTATGGCCTTCTGCCGTGGAATTATTCCGTCTACTACGAGGCCCTGCCGGCGAAGCGGGTCGTCGAGATGATGGCTGCTCCGTATGAGTCGCTCGACAAGGAATTCATCGGTCGACTGATGGGGAGCACCGTCTGGGCGATTGCTATACCCGCGCTGTCTCTCTTGGCTGTCATGGCTCTCTGGGCGTGGGAAAGCAGGTATGGCAAGCCTTTGCGCGACCACCTGATGTTGCTGATCCTCATGGTGGGCGTCCTGAGCTCGATTCCGATGTTCCACACGCAGATGGCGGTGAGCGAAGAGCAGGCAACAATGAAGGCAATTCGGGTGACGTCCGACCAGATCCGCGACGCCCTCAAGGCCGCAGGTATCGACGCTTCCGGGGTTGCGCATCCGTTGCTCGCGACCTCCAGGCCGTAA
- a CDS encoding conserved hypothetical protein (Evidence 4 : Unknown function but conserved in other organisms) — MATIVESYERLAEETQRPCYSVTFWRTVDGRWGASAGLGRTEFGDTIELAIQAAVTNAIARQIERREQDLRGPASEVPPRGQIMKLVDAAPAPPKRLDPSQVIKDYLAAFAEANPHSMPPLVQPSKAGWYVIRSYGVVGDGTPHRLKTLVAMTARLRARVASVSGENDIPR; from the coding sequence ATGGCCACGATCGTTGAAAGCTATGAGCGCCTCGCCGAGGAGACGCAGCGCCCCTGCTATTCGGTCACATTCTGGAGGACCGTGGACGGCCGCTGGGGCGCTAGCGCTGGTCTCGGGCGTACCGAATTCGGTGACACGATCGAGTTGGCCATCCAGGCCGCGGTCACGAACGCAATCGCAAGGCAAATTGAGCGGCGTGAGCAAGATCTCCGCGGGCCAGCCAGTGAGGTTCCGCCAAGGGGGCAGATCATGAAATTGGTTGATGCAGCCCCAGCGCCGCCGAAGAGGCTCGACCCGTCCCAGGTTATCAAGGACTATCTTGCAGCCTTCGCCGAGGCTAACCCGCACAGCATGCCGCCGCTGGTGCAGCCCTCGAAGGCCGGCTGGTACGTCATCCGAAGCTATGGTGTTGTCGGGGATGGAACACCGCATCGCCTCAAAACGCTTGTGGCGATGACCGCGCGGCTAAGGGCGCGTGTTGCGAGCGTCAGCGGCGAGAACGACATTCCTCGATAG
- a CDS encoding PilS domain-containing protein has translation MTSITANSFKVRARATARRVRRGLSLIEAAAVLGLLMLVVAGAMLLYQNASTNSRVAESASQLATIQQNIRSTYAGAAGFTGLQNSTIANTLPAKMNAGGGALRHAFNGTVTVLPTNTGGGTDSGFYVSFTGVPAEACQKLATMDMGRAIVGLVIGGATASTTTPPPFTPANAQNGCGTSGTTTMAWTVAG, from the coding sequence ATGACGTCGATCACTGCCAACTCGTTCAAGGTCCGCGCACGAGCCACCGCTCGCCGCGTTCGTCGCGGCCTTTCCCTCATCGAAGCCGCCGCCGTGCTCGGCCTGCTGATGCTGGTCGTCGCCGGCGCGATGCTGCTCTACCAGAATGCCAGCACCAACAGCCGTGTCGCTGAATCCGCAAGCCAGCTCGCGACCATCCAGCAGAACATCCGCTCGACCTACGCCGGCGCCGCCGGCTTCACCGGGCTGCAGAACTCGACCATCGCCAACACCCTGCCGGCCAAGATGAACGCCGGCGGCGGCGCGCTGCGTCACGCCTTCAACGGCACCGTGACCGTCCTGCCGACCAACACCGGCGGCGGCACCGACTCCGGCTTCTATGTCTCGTTCACCGGTGTTCCGGCCGAGGCCTGCCAGAAGCTCGCGACCATGGACATGGGCCGCGCGATCGTCGGCCTCGTGATCGGCGGCGCCACCGCTTCGACCACCACCCCGCCGCCCTTCACCCCGGCCAACGCCCAGAACGGCTGCGGCACCAGCGGCACCACCACGATGGCCTGGACCGTCGCCGGCTGA
- a CDS encoding ATPase_AAA_core domain-containing protein, giving the protein MVLVVGGELGFLASWRLPDAFTTRQIDNVFDWMRTRAIERVPGLARTFFIPGKPPKEVAYRAASEPTKIGLSVLACDEIRTWMWLAAQKGHVEAIQQMVVITQACALSKEFAEQRLTLDNLSSEWLETLGRLTDSGQGTKSMADKQSSTLAPAVEDVEELEEIGFGTTVITKIGDQESREGGEISKRYRALIGRKLPFLGELPEPRRIGDAIRQRWPWAEIAAERIENRFAVLRAAEGDRPITLSPMLFVGPPGSGKSTLARFVCEATGLPTTVLPLGGVADGAGISAVTRSWATTRPSAIVLGMHEHNCANPAFVLEEIDKTSRSTSANGSAADALLQLIGSGTYHDLCLMAPVDISHVTYVATANDLRTVQPALRDRFSVVQVPAPRDQDFEILLDNAREDFMITRGIRPTRMPHLTSKDLHALRAWFASNRSARSFADAYETLVSAAIAEFENAAPEPGMLPH; this is encoded by the coding sequence GTGGTGCTGGTGGTTGGTGGTGAGCTCGGATTTCTCGCGTCGTGGCGTTTGCCGGACGCGTTCACGACACGCCAGATCGACAACGTCTTCGATTGGATGAGGACGCGAGCCATCGAGCGCGTGCCGGGGCTCGCCCGCACCTTCTTCATTCCAGGCAAGCCGCCCAAGGAAGTGGCCTATAGGGCTGCATCGGAGCCTACCAAGATCGGGTTGAGCGTCCTCGCCTGCGACGAGATCCGCACCTGGATGTGGCTCGCGGCTCAGAAAGGTCATGTTGAAGCCATCCAGCAGATGGTTGTCATCACCCAGGCCTGCGCGCTATCGAAGGAGTTCGCGGAACAACGGCTGACGCTGGACAATTTGTCTTCCGAGTGGCTTGAAACCCTCGGGCGCCTGACGGATTCCGGTCAAGGTACGAAAAGCATGGCGGACAAGCAAAGCTCGACCCTCGCACCGGCCGTCGAAGACGTCGAAGAGCTCGAAGAAATCGGGTTCGGGACGACCGTCATCACCAAGATCGGAGATCAGGAATCCCGCGAAGGCGGGGAGATCTCCAAGCGGTACCGAGCTCTGATTGGGCGCAAGCTGCCGTTCCTCGGCGAGCTTCCCGAGCCCCGTCGCATCGGCGACGCTATTCGTCAGCGCTGGCCCTGGGCCGAGATCGCTGCCGAGCGCATCGAGAACCGGTTTGCCGTGCTGCGGGCGGCCGAGGGTGATCGTCCGATCACGCTATCGCCGATGCTCTTCGTAGGGCCTCCAGGGTCCGGCAAATCCACGCTGGCGCGCTTTGTCTGTGAGGCGACCGGACTGCCGACCACGGTGCTCCCGCTTGGTGGTGTGGCTGACGGTGCCGGCATATCCGCGGTGACGCGCAGCTGGGCCACGACGCGCCCCAGCGCGATCGTGCTCGGGATGCATGAGCACAACTGTGCCAATCCCGCCTTCGTGCTCGAAGAGATCGACAAGACCTCGCGCTCGACCAGTGCGAATGGCAGCGCTGCCGACGCTCTGCTGCAGTTGATCGGCTCGGGGACCTATCACGACCTCTGCCTAATGGCGCCGGTCGACATCTCGCATGTGACCTACGTCGCCACGGCGAACGATCTGAGGACGGTGCAGCCGGCTCTTCGCGATCGGTTCTCGGTGGTTCAGGTTCCGGCGCCGCGCGATCAGGACTTCGAGATCCTGCTCGACAACGCGCGCGAGGATTTCATGATTACGCGTGGCATCCGGCCGACGCGGATGCCGCATCTCACGTCCAAGGATCTTCACGCCCTTCGCGCATGGTTCGCTTCGAATCGTTCTGCGCGGTCCTTTGCTGATGCCTACGAGACCTTGGTCTCGGCCGCGATCGCCGAGTTCGAGAACGCGGCGCCGGAGCCGGGAATGCTCCCGCACTGA
- a CDS encoding membrane hypothetical protein (Evidence 5 : Unknown function), whose product MTTILGMLYMAHAVVVLFLLAGNPDPKVLLVALVLTFALSAAWTVVASDARTARLGGKSFGPLKSGAIAAIVYVTILGVYFIPGRTQTTAMNGSSGQSFVIGSAK is encoded by the coding sequence ATGACTACGATTCTTGGGATGCTTTATATGGCGCACGCCGTCGTCGTGCTGTTTTTGCTGGCGGGGAACCCGGATCCCAAAGTTCTCCTTGTCGCGCTGGTACTGACATTCGCGCTGTCCGCGGCGTGGACCGTCGTGGCATCCGATGCGCGGACCGCCAGGTTGGGCGGGAAGTCATTTGGCCCCCTCAAGTCAGGAGCTATTGCTGCGATCGTCTACGTGACCATTTTGGGAGTGTACTTTATCCCTGGTCGGACGCAGACCACAGCCATGAATGGTTCGAGCGGTCAGTCCTTCGTGATCGGTAGCGCGAAGTGA
- a CDS encoding hypothetical protein (Evidence 5 : Unknown function) produces the protein MSTMISRRELEVLRIMAAAEAEGRFEEAEIVTAGRECWLDVELISKKTVLGLLRCMAVSVDTSGGATERYTINAAGRAIARRPELAGEIQEAVLLGRPFEIENDHVRFLPEAGIAP, from the coding sequence ATGAGCACCATGATCAGCAGGCGCGAACTCGAAGTGCTGAGGATCATGGCCGCGGCCGAGGCTGAAGGCCGCTTCGAGGAGGCGGAGATCGTCACCGCCGGCCGGGAGTGCTGGCTCGACGTCGAGCTCATCTCCAAAAAGACGGTGCTCGGACTGCTCCGCTGCATGGCCGTCAGCGTCGACACCTCCGGCGGCGCCACCGAACGCTACACCATCAACGCGGCGGGGCGGGCGATTGCGCGTCGCCCCGAGCTCGCCGGTGAAATCCAGGAAGCGGTGTTGCTTGGTCGGCCTTTCGAGATCGAGAATGACCACGTTCGCTTCCTGCCGGAGGCGGGCATCGCGCCTTGA
- a CDS encoding conserved hypothetical protein (Evidence 4 : Unknown function but conserved in other organisms), with product MSNHPRTISIEFDIADLAMLAHAMMIQRNCQLGTRNYIARERADAIAKQLAAAAPKVSRHFDDAVFCELVVAVYETPEPTIEIERPSWRTWGSEGFITVTAGERKYRSANSDHIPECAALGEIRDFITEISPIAAPASPAL from the coding sequence ATGAGCAATCACCCCCGCACCATCTCGATCGAGTTCGACATCGCGGATCTGGCAATGCTTGCGCATGCCATGATGATCCAGCGCAACTGTCAGCTCGGCACGCGCAACTATATCGCGCGCGAGCGGGCTGACGCGATCGCCAAGCAGCTCGCCGCCGCAGCGCCGAAGGTTTCTCGGCATTTCGACGATGCCGTCTTCTGCGAGCTCGTCGTCGCGGTCTACGAGACCCCCGAACCGACGATCGAAATCGAGCGACCGTCGTGGCGCACTTGGGGGAGTGAGGGCTTCATCACGGTGACGGCCGGCGAGCGGAAGTACCGGTCTGCGAACTCGGATCACATCCCGGAGTGCGCTGCGCTGGGTGAAATCCGCGACTTTATCACGGAAATCTCCCCTATCGCAGCGCCGGCCAGCCCAGCGTTATGA